A genomic window from Triticum urartu cultivar G1812 chromosome 7, Tu2.1, whole genome shotgun sequence includes:
- the LOC125521948 gene encoding uncharacterized protein LOC125521948 isoform X2: protein MDAFQYIYFPLERPGRSQLPTQAIQRYLRRRFIAKTATWIPLVPTSNARSSTLSLSCCSVAQLLHLVEGAMEVGNRGDSAMEVEAEVSLFAAETSGSPVPGGVGSSTRRLGLKNSIQTNFGDDYVFQIASCQEISTLVVSLSTNTLKFYAPATRQYLGECTGHKGSIHEISFSAPSSLQVICSCSGDGTIRAWDTRSFKQVPPTTL, encoded by the exons ATGGATGCTTTTCAGTACATCTACTTCCCGTTG GAGCGCCCTGGCCGATCACAGCTACCAACGCAGGCCATTCAACGCTACCTCCGCAGGCGGTTCATCGCAAAAACAGCGACCTGGATCCCACTGGTTCCCACCAGCAATGCCCGTTCAAGCACGTTGTCACTCTCCTGCTGCAGCGTGGCTCAGCTACTGCACTTGGTGGAG GGAGCGATGGAGGTTGGTAACAGGGGCGATTCGGCCATGGAGGTGGAGGCAGAAGTGAGCCTGTTCGCGGCGGAGACCTCCGGTTCCCCGGTCCCCGGTGGCGTGGGCTCATCGACCAGGCGGCTGGGCCTCAAGAACAGCATCCAGACCAACTTCGGCGATGACTACGTCTTCCAGATTGCTTCTTG CCAGGAGATCTCAACGCTCGTAGTGTCCCTGTCAACAAACACACTCAAGTTCTATGCTCCAGCAACTAGACAATATTTGGGGGAATGCACAGGCCATAAGGGGAGTATCCATGAGATTTCCTTTTCAGCTCCGTCTTCGCTGCAAGTGATATGCTCTTGCTCTGGTGATGGAACTATCAGAGCCTGGGACACAAGGAGCTTCAAGCAGGTCCCCCCTACCACTTTGTGA
- the LOC125521948 gene encoding uncharacterized protein LOC125521948 isoform X1, giving the protein MDAFQYIYFPLERPGRSQLPTQAIQRYLRRRFIAKTATWIPLVPTSNARSSTLSLSCCSVAQLLHLVEGAMEVGNRGDSAMEVEAEVSLFAAETSGSPVPGGVGSSTRRLGLKNSIQTNFGDDYVFQIASWSDKNREWCSFSLASSKFFLPVAHK; this is encoded by the exons ATGGATGCTTTTCAGTACATCTACTTCCCGTTG GAGCGCCCTGGCCGATCACAGCTACCAACGCAGGCCATTCAACGCTACCTCCGCAGGCGGTTCATCGCAAAAACAGCGACCTGGATCCCACTGGTTCCCACCAGCAATGCCCGTTCAAGCACGTTGTCACTCTCCTGCTGCAGCGTGGCTCAGCTACTGCACTTGGTGGAG GGAGCGATGGAGGTTGGTAACAGGGGCGATTCGGCCATGGAGGTGGAGGCAGAAGTGAGCCTGTTCGCGGCGGAGACCTCCGGTTCCCCGGTCCCCGGTGGCGTGGGCTCATCGACCAGGCGGCTGGGCCTCAAGAACAGCATCCAGACCAACTTCGGCGATGACTACGTCTTCCAGATTGCTTCTTGGTCAGATAAGAACAGAGAATGGTGTAGCTTCAGTCTAGCTTCCAGCAAGTTTTTCCTTCCCGTTGCTCATAAATGA